In Niveispirillum cyanobacteriorum, the following proteins share a genomic window:
- the rpoC gene encoding DNA-directed RNA polymerase subunit beta', which translates to MNTELMNIFGTPQGPQSFDQIRISIASPERIRSWSFGEIKKPETINYRTFKPERDGLFCARIFGPIKDYECLCGKYKRMKYRGIICEKCGVEVTLSKVRRERMGHIELASPVAHIWFLKSLPSRIGLLLDNTLKDLERILYFENYVVIEPGLTELKQGQLLSEDELIDFQDKYGEDTFTAKIGAEALKDMLSSLDLVTEKANCRDDLRETSSEAKRKKLVKRLKMLEAFLGNPVEVETVADYERFEGYKERIERADGPTIYKTYPEATRPEWMILEVVPVIPPELRPLVPLDGGRFATSDLNDLYRRVINRNNRLKRLIELKAPDIIVRNEKRMLQEAVDALFDNGRRGRVITGANKRPLKSISDMLKGKQGRFRQNLLGKRVDYSGRSVIVVGPELKLHQCGLPKKMALELFKPFIYAKLELYGLASTIKAAKRMVEKERPEVWDILEEVIREHPVMLNRAPTLHRLGIQAFEPTLIEGKAIQLHPLVCTAFNADFDGDQMAVHVPLSLEAQLEARVLMMSTNNILSPASGRPIIVPSQDIILGLYYITMELPGAVGEGMAFGSIGEIEHALAAKVVTLHSKIQARYHTVDSEGNPITTRVTATPGRMLLSEILPRHPAIKFDLINRLLTKKEIGNIIDVVYRHCGQKETVIFADRMMRLGFTNAFKAGISFGKDDMVIPAEKEILVKEAQDRVKEFEQQYLDGLITQGEKYNKVVDVWSETTEKVAGAMMKVIEQPRPGLGVNSVYMMAHSGARGSPAQIKQLAGMRGLMAKPSGEIIETPIISNFKEGLSVLEYFNSTHGARKGLADTALKTANSGYLTRRLVDVAQDAIITETDCGTKNGLTVKAVIDGGDVIVPLSERILGRTSTVDLVNTLTGEMIVPAGELITERELELIDAAGIDTVHIRSVLTCETEDGVCAHCYGRDLARGTRVNMGEAVGVIAAQSIGEPGTQLTMRTFHIGGAAQRGAEQSFIEATLDAKVIVRNRNLVMNSEGVPVVMGRNCELALLDEQGRERAKHRVPYGAKLNKALAVDGAPIKRGDRLAEWDPYTLPILTEREGTATYVDLVEGISVREVMDEATGISSKVVVDWRQQPRGADLRPRIALVDANGEIVKLPNGTEARYFMSVDAILSVENGAKVQAGDVLARIPRESSKTRDITGGLPRVAELFEARRPKDFAIIAEIEGRVEFGKDYKTKRRIVVKNDETGEEREYLIPKGKHIAVQEGDYVQKGDSLMDGSPVPHDILSVMGVEALANYLINEIQDVYRLQGVKINDKHIEVIVRQMLQKIEVSDPGDTTLLIGDQVDRVEFEQENRAVQQRIKEGEVDLRFAQGKPVLQGITKASLQTRSFISAASFQETTRVLTEAAVQGKVDNLEGLKENVIVGRLIPAGTGSVVNRLKAIAAERDRAMQMGEDGETPALPEAAAE; encoded by the coding sequence ATGAATACCGAATTGATGAACATCTTCGGCACCCCGCAGGGTCCGCAGAGCTTCGACCAGATCCGCATCTCGATCGCCAGCCCGGAGCGCATCCGCTCCTGGTCGTTCGGCGAGATCAAGAAGCCCGAGACGATCAACTACCGGACCTTCAAGCCGGAGCGCGACGGCCTGTTCTGCGCCCGCATCTTCGGTCCGATCAAGGATTACGAGTGCTTGTGCGGCAAGTACAAGCGCATGAAGTATCGCGGCATCATCTGCGAAAAGTGCGGCGTGGAAGTGACCTTGTCCAAGGTCCGCCGCGAGCGCATGGGCCATATCGAACTGGCCTCGCCCGTTGCCCATATCTGGTTCCTGAAGTCGCTGCCTTCCCGTATCGGCCTGTTGCTGGACAACACGCTGAAGGATCTGGAGCGCATCCTTTATTTCGAGAACTATGTCGTCATCGAACCCGGCCTGACCGAGCTGAAGCAGGGTCAGTTGCTGTCTGAAGACGAGCTGATCGACTTCCAGGACAAGTACGGCGAAGACACGTTCACCGCCAAGATCGGTGCCGAGGCCCTGAAGGACATGCTGTCCTCGCTGGACCTGGTCACGGAGAAGGCGAACTGCCGTGACGACCTGCGCGAGACCTCGTCGGAGGCCAAGCGCAAGAAGCTCGTCAAGCGTCTTAAGATGCTGGAAGCCTTCCTGGGCAACCCGGTTGAAGTTGAGACGGTCGCCGATTACGAGCGGTTCGAAGGCTATAAGGAGCGCATTGAGCGCGCCGACGGCCCGACCATCTACAAGACCTACCCGGAAGCGACGCGCCCGGAATGGATGATCCTGGAAGTTGTTCCGGTCATTCCGCCCGAACTGCGTCCGCTGGTGCCGCTGGATGGTGGTCGTTTCGCGACGTCGGATCTGAATGATCTGTACCGCCGCGTGATCAACCGTAACAACCGTCTGAAGCGTCTGATCGAGCTGAAGGCCCCGGACATCATCGTCCGTAACGAAAAGCGCATGCTGCAGGAAGCTGTGGACGCGCTGTTCGACAATGGCCGTCGCGGTCGCGTCATCACCGGTGCTAACAAGCGTCCGCTGAAGTCCATCAGCGACATGCTGAAGGGCAAGCAGGGCCGCTTCCGTCAGAACCTGCTGGGTAAGCGCGTCGATTATTCCGGTCGTTCGGTTATCGTCGTGGGTCCGGAGCTGAAGCTGCACCAGTGCGGCCTGCCGAAGAAGATGGCGCTTGAGCTGTTCAAGCCCTTCATCTACGCCAAGCTGGAACTGTACGGTCTGGCTAGCACGATCAAGGCCGCCAAGCGTATGGTGGAAAAGGAACGTCCCGAGGTCTGGGACATCCTGGAAGAGGTCATCCGCGAGCATCCTGTGATGCTGAACCGCGCACCGACCCTGCACCGTCTTGGCATCCAGGCGTTTGAGCCGACCCTGATCGAAGGCAAGGCCATCCAGCTCCATCCGCTGGTCTGTACCGCCTTCAACGCCGACTTTGACGGCGACCAGATGGCCGTGCACGTCCCCCTGAGCCTTGAGGCTCAGCTAGAAGCGCGCGTCCTGATGATGTCGACCAACAACATCCTGTCGCCCGCCTCGGGCCGTCCCATCATCGTGCCGTCTCAGGACATCATCCTGGGTCTGTACTACATCACGATGGAACTGCCCGGTGCCGTGGGCGAGGGCATGGCCTTCGGCTCTATCGGTGAGATCGAGCATGCGCTGGCCGCGAAGGTGGTCACGCTGCATTCCAAGATCCAGGCCCGCTATCACACTGTGGACAGCGAAGGCAATCCGATCACCACCCGCGTGACGGCCACCCCGGGTCGCATGCTGCTGTCGGAGATCCTGCCCCGCCATCCGGCCATCAAGTTCGACCTGATCAACCGCCTTCTGACCAAGAAGGAAATCGGCAACATCATCGACGTCGTCTACCGCCATTGCGGTCAGAAGGAGACGGTGATTTTCGCCGACCGGATGATGCGTCTGGGCTTCACCAACGCGTTCAAGGCAGGCATCTCCTTCGGTAAGGATGACATGGTTATCCCGGCCGAGAAGGAGATTCTGGTCAAGGAAGCCCAGGACCGTGTGAAGGAGTTCGAGCAGCAGTATCTGGACGGTCTGATCACCCAGGGCGAGAAGTACAACAAGGTGGTCGACGTCTGGTCGGAAACCACCGAAAAGGTCGCCGGCGCGATGATGAAGGTCATCGAGCAGCCGCGTCCGGGCCTGGGTGTGAATTCGGTCTACATGATGGCCCATTCCGGTGCCCGTGGTTCGCCGGCTCAGATCAAGCAGTTGGCCGGTATGCGCGGTCTGATGGCCAAGCCGAGCGGTGAGATCATCGAGACGCCGATTATCTCCAACTTCAAGGAAGGCCTGTCGGTTCTGGAGTATTTCAACTCCACCCACGGTGCCCGTAAGGGTCTGGCTGACACCGCCTTGAAGACGGCGAATTCCGGTTACCTGACCCGTCGTCTGGTGGACGTGGCGCAGGACGCCATCATCACCGAGACGGATTGCGGCACGAAGAACGGCCTGACCGTGAAGGCAGTGATTGATGGCGGCGACGTTATCGTTCCGCTGTCGGAGCGTATCCTGGGCCGTACCTCTACTGTCGACCTGGTCAATACGCTGACCGGCGAGATGATCGTGCCGGCTGGCGAGCTGATCACCGAGCGTGAGCTTGAGCTGATCGATGCTGCCGGTATCGATACGGTCCATATCCGTTCGGTGCTGACCTGCGAAACCGAAGATGGCGTGTGCGCCCATTGCTACGGCCGTGACCTGGCCCGTGGTACGCGGGTGAACATGGGCGAGGCCGTGGGCGTCATCGCCGCACAGTCGATCGGTGAGCCGGGCACGCAGCTGACGATGCGTACGTTCCACATCGGTGGCGCGGCACAGCGTGGCGCGGAGCAGAGCTTCATCGAAGCGACGCTGGACGCCAAGGTGATCGTGCGTAACCGCAACCTCGTCATGAACAGCGAGGGTGTGCCGGTGGTGATGGGCCGCAACTGCGAGCTGGCGCTGCTGGATGAGCAGGGCCGCGAGCGCGCCAAGCACCGTGTTCCTTATGGCGCCAAGCTGAACAAGGCGCTGGCGGTTGATGGCGCTCCCATCAAGCGCGGTGACCGCCTGGCCGAATGGGACCCCTACACCCTGCCGATCCTGACGGAACGCGAGGGTACGGCAACCTATGTGGACCTGGTGGAAGGCATCTCGGTCCGCGAAGTCATGGACGAAGCCACCGGCATCTCGTCCAAGGTGGTGGTCGACTGGCGTCAGCAGCCGCGCGGTGCGGACCTGCGTCCGCGCATCGCTCTGGTGGATGCCAATGGTGAGATCGTCAAGCTGCCGAACGGCACGGAAGCCCGCTACTTCATGAGCGTGGATGCCATCCTGTCGGTGGAGAATGGCGCGAAGGTCCAGGCCGGTGACGTGCTGGCCCGTATCCCGCGTGAAAGCTCCAAGACGCGTGACATCACCGGCGGTCTGCCGCGCGTGGCCGAGCTGTTTGAAGCCCGCCGTCCCAAGGACTTCGCGATCATCGCGGAGATCGAGGGCCGGGTGGAGTTCGGCAAGGACTACAAGACCAAGCGCCGCATCGTTGTGAAGAATGACGAGACGGGGGAAGAGCGCGAGTACCTGATCCCGAAGGGCAAGCACATTGCCGTTCAGGAGGGCGACTATGTCCAGAAGGGCGACAGCCTGATGGATGGTAGCCCGGTGCCGCACGACATCCTGTCGGTCATGGGCGTCGAAGCGCTGGCGAACTACCTGATCAATGAGATCCAGGACGTCTATCGTCTGCAGGGCGTGAAGATCAACGACAAGCACATTGAAGTGATCGTCCGTCAGATGCTGCAGAAGATCGAGGTCTCCGATCCGGGTGACACCACCCTGCTGATCGGTGATCAGGTTGATCGGGTGGAGTTCGAGCAGGAGAACCGCGCCGTTCAGCAGCGGATCAAGGAAGGCGAAGTCGATCTGCGCTTTGCGCAGGGCAAGCCGGTTCTGCAGGGCATCACCAAGGCGTCGCTGCAGACCCGTTCCTTCATCTCTGCCGCGTCGTTCCAGGAAACGACCCGCGTCCTGACGGAAGCTGCCGTCCAGGGCAAGGTCGACAATCTGGAAGGCCTGAAGGAGAACGTGATTGTCGGTCGTCTGATCCCGGCCGGTACCGGCTCGGTCGTCAACCGTTTGAAGGCCATCGCTGCCGAGCGCGACCGCGCCATGCAGATGGGCGAAGACGGCGAAACGCCGGCTCTGCCGGAAGCGGCTGCCGAGTAA
- a CDS encoding DUF2306 domain-containing protein, which translates to MQGFDLFLGAPALIQLHAVLAGAAIILGGVQFAMPKGTPTHRLLGRIWVAAMATVALSSFFIHEIRMFGLFSPIHLLSVLTLITLWQAIRLVRKGDIVRHKKAMVRLYVLALLITGAFTLLPGRLMYRVFFGG; encoded by the coding sequence TTGCAGGGTTTCGATCTTTTCCTGGGCGCACCGGCGCTGATCCAGCTTCATGCCGTGCTGGCAGGTGCCGCCATCATCCTGGGTGGCGTACAGTTTGCCATGCCCAAGGGGACGCCGACCCACCGGCTTCTGGGCCGCATCTGGGTGGCCGCCATGGCGACCGTGGCGCTGTCTTCCTTTTTCATCCATGAAATCCGGATGTTCGGGCTGTTCAGCCCGATCCATCTTCTGTCGGTGCTGACGCTGATCACGCTGTGGCAGGCCATCCGTTTGGTCCGGAAGGGCGATATCGTACGCCACAAGAAGGCGATGGTGCGGCTTTACGTGCTGGCCTTGCTGATCACCGGGGCTTTCACGCTGCTGCCCGGGCGTCTGATGTACAGGGTGTTTTTCGGGGGCTGA
- the rpsL gene encoding 30S ribosomal protein S12: MPTISQLIRKPRAPLVARDKVPALQECPQKRGVCTRVYTTTPKKPNSALRKVARVRLTNGYEVISYIPGEGHNLQEHSVVMIRGGRVKDLPGVRYHIIRGTLDTQGVKNRKQRRSKYGAKRPK, translated from the coding sequence ATGCCGACGATCAGTCAGTTGATCCGCAAGCCGCGGGCTCCGTTGGTGGCCCGGGATAAGGTGCCGGCCCTGCAGGAATGCCCGCAGAAGCGTGGCGTTTGCACCCGTGTCTACACCACCACCCCGAAGAAGCCGAACTCGGCGCTTCGTAAGGTCGCCCGCGTGCGCCTGACGAACGGCTACGAGGTCATCAGCTACATCCCCGGTGAAGGTCACAATCTTCAGGAGCACTCGGTCGTCATGATCCGTGGTGGCCGCGTGAAGGATCTTCCCGGTGTGCGTTACCACATCATCCGCGGCACGCTCGATACTCAGGGCGTGAAGAATCGGAAGCAGCGCCGGTCGAAGTACGGCGCGAAGCGTCCGAAGTAA
- the rimO gene encoding 30S ribosomal protein S12 methylthiotransferase RimO, which produces MTKQTHSPAAAPKVGIVSLGCPKALVDSERILTKLRSEGYEISGSYDGADVVLVNTCGFLDSAKAESLEAIGEAIKENGKVIVTGCLGKEESLIRQNHPNVLAVTGPHQYEQVVSAVHEVVPPRHDPYLDVVPPQGLRLTPRHYAYLKISEGCNNRCTFCIIPSIRGDLVSRPANMVLAEAEALVKAGVKEILVVSQDTSAYGMDTRYAESKWKGRQVRAKFIDLARELGDLGAWIRLHYVYPYPHVDEVIGLMAEGKVLPYLDIPFQHAAPNVLKAMKRPANTDKVLDRIKMWRQGCPDLTLRSTFIVGFPGETEQDFQYLLDWLTEAQIDRLGCFKYEPVEGAPANEIPGAVPKEVQEERWNRLMAHQQEISAKRFATKIGREMDVLIDEVDEEGAVGRSWADAPEIDGAVYLNDEFKVKPGDMVRVKIEEADEYDLWGSVIR; this is translated from the coding sequence ATGACCAAGCAGACCCATTCCCCCGCCGCCGCGCCCAAGGTCGGCATCGTCTCTCTCGGCTGCCCCAAGGCGCTGGTGGACAGCGAACGCATCCTGACCAAGCTGCGGTCGGAAGGGTATGAGATTTCCGGCTCCTATGACGGGGCCGATGTTGTGCTGGTCAATACCTGCGGGTTCCTGGACAGCGCCAAGGCCGAAAGCCTGGAGGCCATCGGTGAGGCCATCAAGGAAAACGGCAAAGTCATCGTCACGGGCTGTCTGGGCAAGGAAGAGAGCCTAATCCGTCAGAACCACCCCAATGTCCTGGCCGTCACGGGTCCGCACCAGTATGAGCAAGTGGTCAGCGCCGTGCACGAGGTGGTGCCGCCGCGCCATGACCCGTATCTGGATGTGGTGCCACCGCAGGGCCTGCGTCTCACCCCGCGCCATTATGCCTATCTGAAGATTTCAGAGGGCTGCAACAACCGCTGCACCTTCTGCATTATCCCGTCCATTCGCGGCGATCTGGTCTCCCGCCCCGCCAACATGGTGCTGGCCGAGGCCGAGGCGCTGGTGAAGGCCGGGGTGAAGGAAATCCTGGTGGTCAGCCAGGATACGTCGGCCTATGGCATGGACACACGCTATGCCGAGAGCAAGTGGAAGGGCCGCCAGGTCCGCGCCAAGTTCATTGATCTGGCCCGCGAACTGGGCGACTTGGGCGCCTGGATTCGCCTGCATTATGTCTATCCCTATCCCCATGTGGACGAGGTCATTGGGCTGATGGCAGAGGGCAAGGTGCTGCCCTATCTCGACATCCCGTTCCAGCATGCGGCCCCCAACGTCCTAAAGGCCATGAAGCGCCCGGCGAACACCGACAAGGTGCTGGACCGGATCAAGATGTGGCGCCAGGGCTGCCCCGATCTGACGCTCCGCTCCACCTTCATCGTCGGCTTCCCCGGTGAGACGGAGCAGGATTTCCAGTATCTGCTGGACTGGCTGACCGAGGCTCAGATCGACCGTCTGGGCTGCTTCAAGTACGAACCGGTGGAGGGCGCGCCCGCCAACGAGATCCCTGGCGCCGTTCCAAAGGAAGTCCAGGAAGAACGCTGGAACCGCCTGATGGCGCACCAGCAGGAGATCAGCGCCAAGCGTTTCGCCACCAAGATCGGTCGCGAGATGGATGTGCTGATCGACGAGGTAGACGAGGAAGGGGCCGTTGGACGCTCCTGGGCCGATGCCCCGGAGATCGACGGTGCCGTCTACCTGAATGACGAGTTCAAGGTGAAGCCGGGCGATATGGTCCGGGTGAAGATCGAGGAAGCAGACGAATACGATCTGTGGGGCAGCGTCATTCGCTGA
- a CDS encoding Uma2 family endonuclease: MVKAVKKIDVSRMTIDEFLAWDSGDDLTYELIEGRPVAQSAPSTTHARITANLSISLGNRLRSAGRPCVLEAGGGALRIDKRWTVRAPDLLVRCGSDRRTAEMPLLAAEILSPSNSASEMARQRDDYASVGIQQVLELDQDEARALLWRADGDRWIVETIRGLKASITLDSIGVTIPMAEIYEDVELTLTAEGPSVAAGSAP; this comes from the coding sequence ATGGTCAAGGCCGTCAAAAAGATCGATGTCAGCCGCATGACCATTGATGAGTTTCTGGCGTGGGACTCGGGCGATGACCTGACTTATGAGCTGATAGAGGGTCGGCCTGTGGCACAGTCGGCGCCCTCCACCACCCATGCCCGGATTACAGCCAACCTCAGCATAAGCCTTGGAAACCGGCTGCGGTCTGCTGGGCGGCCATGTGTGCTGGAGGCTGGGGGAGGAGCGCTGCGTATCGACAAGCGCTGGACCGTCCGTGCGCCAGACCTGCTGGTCCGCTGCGGCTCGGACCGGCGGACGGCGGAGATGCCGCTGTTGGCCGCTGAAATCCTCTCGCCCAGCAATTCCGCCAGCGAAATGGCCCGCCAGCGTGATGATTATGCCTCGGTGGGTATCCAGCAGGTCCTGGAGCTGGACCAGGACGAGGCCCGCGCCCTGCTGTGGCGGGCCGATGGCGACCGTTGGATTGTCGAAACGATCCGTGGCCTGAAAGCCTCTATTACGCTTGACAGTATCGGCGTTACCATCCCCATGGCCGAGATTTATGAGGATGTGGAACTGACACTCACCGCCGAGGGCCCATCGGTGGCGGCGGGATCGGCCCCCTGA
- a CDS encoding DUF6766 family protein, whose product MQRYAYGWITLAFFAISMLGHWIFGWFAYADAAIQHGNAPTLVPFIMQMGRETFENWQSEFLQLLWQVCGLAYFLYAGSPASKENDDRMEAKIDALLRLQAGDRAGSLITALDERYLRTHGHAKPLRHGDQPVGITVADPGA is encoded by the coding sequence ATGCAGCGCTATGCCTACGGCTGGATCACGCTGGCCTTCTTCGCCATCTCAATGTTGGGCCATTGGATATTCGGCTGGTTCGCCTACGCCGACGCCGCGATCCAGCATGGAAACGCGCCTACCCTGGTGCCCTTCATCATGCAGATGGGGCGGGAGACGTTTGAGAACTGGCAGTCGGAATTCCTGCAACTGCTGTGGCAGGTTTGCGGTCTCGCCTACTTCCTTTATGCCGGCTCGCCCGCGTCCAAGGAGAATGACGACCGCATGGAGGCCAAGATCGACGCCTTGCTTCGCCTGCAGGCGGGCGATCGTGCCGGTAGCCTGATTACAGCACTTGATGAGCGGTACCTGCGCACCCACGGCCATGCAAAGCCGCTGCGCCATGGCGACCAGCCGGTGGGAATCACGGTGGCAGATCCTGGCGCATAG